One Actinomyces respiraculi DNA window includes the following coding sequences:
- a CDS encoding sensor histidine kinase has product MSGPDAHGEHTQAPLTVAVISPGMVGGQVAHEAGRSVGEVANVERLHFLDELVALVDGPEAERIGDVAVIFATDEVGRLDDVATVLAGHHALATARLALLTERTALTGIGHAFDTDLVREVIAVPWRPGAIESRAAAQLRRWMRDNRPGDVRRRLLGAGRSATLTHAPLIESLSHSTDRLTEEFIDACEKVLGPRPRLQLPAGVRLTHQGQPVDAVGVVLSGSVALTRDTPVGEVILHHATTGRIVGLVSLAERGKAFVTATTTTDVELILLSIEQLDRALKENPVTEQILAALLISSLTKRLARSEILQVEKIELAAAVEAQRVATQEALDALEQARLELLAQERFATLGELAAGVAHELNNPVSALERANDHLRADLMTIMSTHPQGPLIRESVMAALSRSAVSTRDERAARRALEKVVGDRELARRLVSLGMDADTPHEEVRALVADPARLEVALAAASIGREERNVRTATERVRRLVSSLSTYVRPEGEMEQEVDVREVLEDSLRLTAHRLRGVEIERDYDDVPTVPGRAGELAQVWTNILSNAADALTGAVKEAEAQGREFHPEVSVRVASEAAGVRVDVVDNGPGIAPETLPRIFEPRFTTNHGKVRFGLGLGMGLAKSVVDAHDGTIDVDSRPGRTRVRVVLPTNRRPAP; this is encoded by the coding sequence ATGAGCGGGCCCGACGCGCACGGCGAGCACACCCAGGCCCCGCTCACCGTCGCCGTCATCTCGCCGGGCATGGTCGGCGGGCAGGTGGCCCACGAGGCCGGGCGCTCGGTCGGGGAGGTCGCCAATGTCGAGCGCCTGCACTTCCTCGATGAGCTCGTCGCCCTCGTTGACGGGCCCGAGGCCGAGCGGATCGGCGACGTCGCCGTCATCTTCGCCACCGACGAGGTTGGCCGGCTCGACGACGTCGCCACCGTCCTGGCCGGCCACCACGCCCTGGCCACCGCCCGCCTTGCCCTGCTCACCGAGCGCACCGCCCTGACCGGCATCGGCCACGCCTTCGACACGGACCTTGTGCGCGAGGTCATCGCCGTGCCCTGGCGCCCCGGCGCCATCGAGTCCCGTGCCGCCGCCCAGCTGCGCCGGTGGATGCGCGACAACCGTCCCGGCGACGTCCGACGCCGTCTGCTTGGCGCCGGACGCTCCGCCACGCTCACCCACGCCCCGCTCATCGAGTCCCTGTCCCACTCCACCGACCGGCTCACCGAGGAGTTCATCGACGCCTGCGAGAAGGTCCTGGGCCCCCGCCCGCGCCTCCAGCTGCCCGCCGGGGTGCGCCTGACCCACCAGGGTCAGCCCGTCGACGCCGTCGGCGTCGTCCTGTCCGGCTCCGTTGCCCTGACCCGTGACACCCCCGTCGGCGAGGTCATCCTCCACCACGCCACCACCGGGCGCATCGTCGGCCTTGTGTCCCTGGCCGAGCGCGGCAAGGCCTTCGTCACCGCCACCACCACCACCGACGTCGAGCTCATCCTGCTGTCCATCGAGCAGCTTGACCGCGCCCTGAAGGAGAACCCGGTCACCGAGCAGATCCTTGCCGCCCTGCTCATCTCCTCCCTCACCAAGCGCCTGGCACGCTCCGAGATCCTGCAGGTGGAGAAGATCGAGCTGGCCGCCGCCGTCGAGGCTCAGCGCGTGGCCACCCAGGAGGCCCTGGACGCCCTTGAGCAGGCCCGCCTGGAGCTGCTGGCGCAGGAGCGTTTCGCGACCCTCGGCGAGCTGGCGGCCGGTGTGGCCCATGAGCTCAACAACCCCGTCTCCGCCCTCGAGCGCGCCAACGACCACCTGCGCGCCGACCTCATGACCATCATGTCCACGCACCCGCAGGGCCCCCTCATCCGCGAGTCCGTCATGGCGGCACTCAGCCGCTCCGCGGTCTCCACCCGTGATGAGCGCGCCGCCCGCCGGGCCCTGGAGAAGGTCGTCGGGGACCGCGAGCTCGCCCGGCGCCTGGTCAGCCTCGGCATGGACGCGGACACCCCCCACGAGGAGGTGCGCGCCCTCGTCGCTGATCCGGCACGCCTGGAGGTGGCGCTCGCGGCCGCCTCCATCGGCCGCGAGGAGCGCAACGTGCGCACCGCCACCGAGCGCGTGCGCAGACTGGTGTCCTCCCTGTCCACCTATGTGCGCCCCGAAGGGGAGATGGAGCAGGAGGTGGACGTGCGCGAGGTCCTGGAGGACTCCCTCAGGCTCACCGCCCACCGGCTGCGCGGCGTCGAGATCGAGCGCGACTACGACGACGTGCCCACGGTCCCGGGGCGGGCGGGCGAGCTCGCCCAGGTGTGGACCAACATCCTGTCCAACGCCGCGGACGCCCTGACCGGCGCGGTCAAGGAGGCTGAGGCGCAGGGGCGGGAGTTCCACCCGGAGGTGTCCGTCCGGGTGGCGTCCGAGGCGGCGGGGGTGCGGGTCGACGTCGTCGACAATGGTCCCGGCATCGCCCCGGAGACCCTGCCGCGCATCTTTGAGCCGCGTTTCACCACCAACCACGGCAAGGTCCGCTTCGGCCTCGGTCTGGGGATGGGCCTGGCCAAGTCGGTCGTCGACGCGCATGACGGCACGATCGACGTCGATTCCCGTCCCGGTCGCACCCGCGTCCGGGTTGTCCTGCCGACCAACCGGCGCCCAGCGCCCTGA
- a CDS encoding response regulator: protein MKLTILVVDDEPEVRDAVVGDLLPFADVVRVEPAEDVEDAWEVVQEVEADGDVVALVLADHRMPGTTGVDMLIAMEGDERTADARKVLVTGQADQADTIRAVNEAGLDHYVAKPWRPEEMQAVVREQLTDFVVGTGLDPLPHLRAIDGARAMEMLR, encoded by the coding sequence ATGAAGCTCACTATTCTCGTCGTCGACGACGAGCCCGAGGTCCGCGACGCGGTCGTCGGCGACCTGCTGCCCTTCGCGGACGTTGTCCGTGTCGAGCCGGCTGAGGACGTCGAGGACGCCTGGGAGGTCGTTCAGGAGGTGGAGGCCGACGGCGACGTCGTCGCCCTCGTCCTGGCCGACCACCGCATGCCCGGCACCACCGGCGTCGACATGCTCATCGCCATGGAGGGCGACGAGCGCACGGCCGACGCGCGCAAGGTCCTCGTCACCGGTCAGGCGGACCAGGCGGATACGATCCGCGCCGTCAACGAGGCGGGCCTCGACCACTACGTGGCCAAGCCCTGGCGGCCGGAGGAGATGCAGGCGGTGGTGCGTGAGCAGCTGACGGACTTCGTGGTGGGCACCGGCCTGGACCCCCTGCCGCACCTGCGGGCGATCGACGGCGCCCGGGCCATGGAGATGCTGCGCTGA
- a CDS encoding AI-2E family transporter codes for MSDHQDAIAGRRTQGEATIVTVAALVVGCIGIYFMRNLIGPAFFALTLVLTVRPFVSWASRHRVPRPVSALAAILIIYTFVIGLFVALGVAIAQLIETLPRYTEKFQQIWEQAQALLVSLGIEQDTLLDQVSSMVSTSRVVDLAQQLMGQLTSFGSILMIMAMTVVFLMFDMARVEVRATALAELKPGIATGLVGFAQSVRSYWLVSTIFGLIVAVLDVMALGILGVPMAVTWGVLAFITNYIPNIGFVIGVVPPALLALVDSGAWTALWVVIAYSVLNFVIQTLIQPKFTGDAVGLNTTTTFLSLVFWSSVIGALGTILAVPLTLFAKAVLIDSDPRSAWVGIFLSAGDEPVDRPGAVDSRTVAALDPDGDGMDEAVDAVSDELREAIGDSREGSDGAEAVNENTGVISQPVE; via the coding sequence ATGAGTGACCACCAGGACGCTATCGCAGGCCGACGAACTCAGGGAGAGGCCACCATCGTCACCGTTGCCGCCCTCGTGGTCGGCTGCATCGGTATCTACTTCATGCGCAACCTCATCGGGCCGGCCTTCTTCGCGCTGACCCTCGTGCTCACGGTGCGCCCGTTCGTGTCCTGGGCCTCACGCCACCGCGTCCCGCGCCCCGTGTCCGCCCTGGCGGCGATCCTCATCATCTACACCTTCGTCATCGGGCTGTTCGTCGCCCTGGGTGTCGCCATCGCCCAGCTCATCGAGACGCTGCCGCGCTATACCGAGAAGTTCCAGCAGATCTGGGAGCAGGCCCAGGCGCTGCTGGTCTCGCTCGGCATCGAGCAGGACACGCTCCTGGACCAGGTCTCCTCGATGGTCTCCACAAGCCGCGTGGTGGACCTCGCCCAACAGCTCATGGGCCAGCTGACCTCCTTCGGGTCGATCCTCATGATCATGGCGATGACGGTGGTCTTCCTCATGTTCGACATGGCCCGCGTCGAGGTGCGGGCGACGGCCCTGGCCGAGCTCAAACCGGGGATCGCCACGGGCCTGGTCGGCTTCGCCCAGTCGGTGCGCTCCTACTGGCTGGTCTCGACGATTTTCGGTCTCATCGTTGCGGTCCTGGACGTCATGGCCCTGGGCATCCTCGGGGTGCCGATGGCGGTGACCTGGGGCGTGCTCGCCTTCATCACGAACTACATCCCCAACATCGGTTTCGTCATCGGCGTCGTCCCGCCGGCCCTGCTGGCGCTGGTGGACTCCGGGGCGTGGACCGCCCTGTGGGTGGTCATCGCCTACTCGGTGCTCAACTTCGTCATCCAGACCCTCATCCAGCCCAAGTTCACCGGTGACGCGGTGGGGCTCAACACGACGACGACCTTCCTGTCGCTCGTGTTCTGGTCCAGCGTCATCGGCGCGCTGGGCACGATCCTGGCCGTGCCGCTCACGCTGTTCGCCAAGGCGGTCCTTATCGACTCCGACCCGCGCTCGGCCTGGGTGGGGATCTTCCTGTCCGCGGGGGACGAGCCGGTGGACCGCCCCGGGGCGGTGGACTCGCGCACGGTTGCCGCCCTCGACCCGGATGGTGATGGGATGGACGAGGCCGTGGACGCCGTCTCTGACGAGCTGCGTGAGGCCATCGGGGACTCCCGCGAGGGTTCCGACGGCGCAGAGGCGGTCAACGAGAACACCGGGGTTATCTCACAACCGGTCGAGTGA
- a CDS encoding ATP-binding protein, protein MLTSPGGLWGLSVDHLGTPDGKSAVNEFLYGICRHVGARDHRVIEAMGAGIRTARDALREAGLEPPQFIDNGLRFTVIFPNHALYPHGDLQWLGTIETTGLSRTQREALLHMRSTGPMTNGAYRRLAGVDSTTARTDLKDLVARGLAVQTGQRRGTHYVLAPGLASGITREPV, encoded by the coding sequence GTGCTCACCAGCCCGGGCGGCCTGTGGGGACTGAGCGTCGACCATCTCGGCACACCGGACGGCAAGAGCGCCGTCAACGAGTTCCTGTACGGCATCTGCCGACATGTGGGCGCACGCGACCACCGCGTTATCGAGGCGATGGGCGCCGGCATCCGGACCGCGCGCGACGCTCTGAGGGAGGCCGGCCTCGAGCCCCCGCAGTTCATCGACAACGGGCTGCGCTTCACGGTCATCTTCCCCAACCACGCCTTGTACCCGCACGGAGACCTCCAGTGGCTGGGCACCATCGAGACGACGGGACTCAGCAGAACGCAGCGGGAGGCCCTGCTGCACATGCGCTCAACCGGCCCCATGACGAACGGCGCCTACCGACGCCTCGCCGGGGTGGACTCGACAACCGCCCGAACCGATCTCAAGGACCTCGTCGCCCGCGGACTGGCGGTCCAGACAGGCCAACGACGTGGCACGCACTACGTCCTGGCGCCCGGCCTGGCCTCCGGCATCACTCGCGAACCGGTATGA
- the pulA gene encoding pullulanase-type alpha-1,6-glucosidase: MGASLNSALSPTAQAADEATPGLQVTVPGSHNDEMGCATDWAPDCTAATLTRDALSGLYTATFDLPAGTYDYKVTIGATWDENYGANGAAGGANITYTTGGGPVTFFYDPVSHVSWTDATTPYITLPGSFQDELGCPSDWTPDCLATLMRPAADGTFTFTTAALPTGSYEVKVAHGRSWDENYGVDGAPGGTNYTFSATTGKDVTFTYDPATHLLSIAVADPPVAGTGEERAYWVDETTLAWPTSLLPESVTRDQAVAAGTPAAVSFALVTSPDGGAGLSDGTVTGGTETPLRVSGDLSAGVLANHPNLTGYLALSLTGADGTTLLSRSQVEQALSGQVAVVERRADGTVAAFTGVQNAAVIDSLFTPAPDAPLGTTFSDGVPSFALWAPTAQSVTLLTWATGQATGSAPLVAGQAVRTQAVRGSDGRWSVANTDGAITAGSQYLWEVTVYVPDTGRVETNTVTDPYSLALTMDSQRSVAVDLSRPDLMPQQWAQTASPVVTSDAGRTIYELHVRDFSAADTSVPEAERGTYLAFTHPESAGMTHLAELAEAGIDTVHLLPTFDIASIGEDRSHQQVPDIPTDAGPASEAQQAAVAAVRDADAYNWGYDPWHYRAPEGSYATDGNQDGGARTYQFRQMVGALHAAGLQVVLDQVFNHTAAAGQSPASVLDRIVPGYYQRLDAKGDIFTSTCCSNTATENTMAERLMIDSVVTWARDYHVDGFRFDLMGYHSVQTMQALRTALDKLTLETDGVDGSAIYLYGEGWNMGEIANNALFTTATQGQLNGTGIGTFNDRLRDAVHGGGPFDQDPRTYQGFGTGLYTDPNGMDPRSSQEQLADLGHATDLIKLGLAGNLSTFTFTNHDGTVRSGAQIDYNGQPAGYASSPEETINYVDAHDNESLYDLGIFKLPTGTSVTDRVRMNTLSLATVALGQSPTLWAAGTEILRSKSLDRDSYNSGDHFNAIDWTYQTNGYGNGLPVASANSSKWDIMRPLLEDPTLKPSPQDIATSQAQVLDLLRIRSSTPLFHLGSAELIQERVSFPNSGQGATPGVIAMLIEDRPLPGAGIAAGTMRAASTSTADIDPQVGALLAVFNATDEPVAETITDLQGRQFVLHSVQAEGADPVVRTSTFDAATGTATVPARTVAVYVEVQKPAAQPTPEPSAPSGDTPGADTSAQSGGTSTKAPAGDSGTNTVAGASQHGGESTTLARTGAGDLVLLWVLCMVLVGAGVSLRHRRA; this comes from the coding sequence GTGGGCGCCTCCCTCAACTCCGCCCTGTCACCCACCGCCCAGGCCGCCGACGAGGCCACCCCCGGCCTCCAGGTCACCGTGCCCGGCAGCCACAACGACGAGATGGGCTGCGCCACTGACTGGGCACCCGACTGCACCGCCGCCACCCTGACCCGCGATGCGCTCTCCGGCCTCTACACCGCGACCTTCGACCTGCCCGCCGGCACCTACGACTACAAGGTCACCATCGGCGCCACCTGGGATGAGAACTACGGCGCCAATGGCGCGGCCGGCGGCGCCAACATCACCTACACCACCGGCGGTGGACCGGTCACCTTCTTCTACGACCCCGTCAGCCACGTGTCCTGGACTGACGCCACCACCCCGTACATCACCCTGCCCGGTTCCTTCCAGGACGAGCTCGGCTGCCCCTCCGACTGGACGCCCGACTGCCTGGCCACCCTCATGCGCCCGGCGGCCGACGGCACCTTCACCTTCACCACCGCCGCCCTGCCAACCGGCTCCTACGAGGTCAAAGTCGCCCACGGCCGCTCCTGGGACGAGAACTACGGCGTCGACGGCGCGCCAGGCGGCACCAACTACACCTTCTCCGCCACCACAGGCAAGGACGTGACCTTCACCTACGACCCGGCCACGCACCTGCTGAGCATCGCCGTCGCCGACCCGCCCGTAGCCGGCACCGGCGAGGAGCGCGCCTACTGGGTCGACGAGACCACCCTGGCCTGGCCCACCTCCCTCCTGCCCGAGTCAGTCACCCGCGACCAGGCGGTGGCCGCGGGCACCCCCGCCGCCGTCAGCTTCGCTCTGGTCACCTCCCCCGACGGCGGAGCGGGCCTGTCCGACGGCACCGTCACCGGCGGCACCGAGACGCCGCTGCGCGTGAGCGGGGACCTGAGCGCCGGCGTCCTCGCCAACCACCCCAACCTCACCGGCTACCTCGCCCTGTCGCTCACGGGCGCCGACGGCACCACGCTGCTCAGCCGCAGCCAGGTCGAGCAGGCCCTGAGCGGTCAGGTCGCGGTCGTCGAGCGCCGTGCCGACGGCACCGTGGCCGCCTTCACCGGTGTGCAGAACGCCGCCGTCATCGACTCCCTGTTCACCCCGGCCCCCGACGCCCCACTGGGCACCACCTTCTCCGACGGCGTGCCGTCCTTCGCACTGTGGGCCCCCACCGCCCAGTCGGTCACCCTGCTCACCTGGGCCACCGGCCAGGCCACGGGCTCAGCCCCGCTGGTGGCCGGGCAGGCCGTGCGTACGCAGGCCGTGCGCGGCAGCGACGGGCGCTGGAGCGTGGCCAACACCGACGGCGCCATCACCGCCGGCTCCCAGTACCTGTGGGAGGTCACCGTCTACGTCCCCGACACGGGCCGAGTCGAGACCAACACGGTCACCGACCCCTACTCGCTGGCCCTGACCATGGACTCCCAGCGCTCGGTCGCCGTCGACCTCAGCCGCCCGGACCTCATGCCCCAGCAGTGGGCCCAGACCGCCAGCCCCGTCGTCACCTCCGACGCCGGCCGCACGATCTACGAGCTGCACGTGCGCGACTTCTCAGCCGCTGACACCTCCGTGCCCGAGGCCGAGCGCGGCACCTACCTTGCCTTCACCCACCCGGAGTCGGCGGGGATGACCCATCTGGCCGAGCTCGCCGAGGCGGGCATCGACACGGTGCACCTGCTGCCGACCTTCGACATCGCCTCCATTGGGGAGGACCGCAGCCACCAGCAGGTGCCGGACATCCCCACGGACGCCGGCCCAGCCTCGGAGGCCCAGCAGGCCGCCGTCGCCGCCGTGCGTGACGCCGACGCCTACAACTGGGGCTACGACCCGTGGCACTACCGGGCGCCGGAAGGCTCCTACGCCACCGACGGCAACCAGGACGGCGGCGCCCGCACCTACCAGTTCCGCCAGATGGTGGGGGCACTGCACGCCGCAGGCCTGCAGGTGGTGCTCGACCAGGTCTTCAACCACACGGCCGCTGCGGGCCAGTCGCCCGCCTCGGTGCTCGACCGGATCGTGCCGGGCTACTACCAGCGGCTCGACGCCAAGGGTGACATCTTCACCTCCACCTGCTGCTCGAACACGGCCACCGAGAACACGATGGCTGAGCGCCTCATGATCGACTCCGTGGTCACCTGGGCACGCGACTACCACGTGGACGGCTTCCGCTTCGACCTCATGGGCTACCACTCGGTGCAGACCATGCAGGCGCTGCGCACCGCCCTGGACAAGCTGACCCTGGAGACCGACGGCGTGGACGGCTCAGCCATCTACCTCTACGGCGAGGGCTGGAACATGGGGGAGATCGCCAACAACGCGTTGTTCACCACCGCCACCCAGGGCCAGCTCAACGGCACCGGCATCGGCACCTTCAACGACCGTCTGCGTGACGCCGTCCACGGCGGCGGCCCCTTCGACCAGGACCCGCGCACCTACCAGGGTTTCGGCACGGGCCTGTACACGGACCCCAACGGGATGGACCCGCGCAGCAGCCAGGAGCAGCTGGCGGACCTGGGGCACGCCACCGACCTCATCAAGCTGGGTCTGGCGGGCAACCTGTCAACCTTCACCTTCACCAACCATGACGGCACGGTGCGCTCGGGCGCCCAGATCGACTACAACGGGCAGCCCGCCGGCTACGCATCCAGTCCGGAGGAGACCATCAACTACGTTGACGCCCACGACAACGAGTCCCTCTACGACCTGGGGATCTTCAAGCTGCCGACGGGCACGAGCGTGACGGACCGAGTGCGTATGAACACGCTGTCCTTGGCAACCGTGGCCCTGGGGCAGTCGCCCACGCTGTGGGCCGCGGGCACAGAGATCCTGCGCAGCAAGTCCCTGGACCGCGACTCCTACAACTCCGGGGACCACTTCAACGCCATCGACTGGACGTACCAGACCAACGGCTACGGCAACGGCCTGCCCGTGGCGTCAGCCAACAGCTCCAAGTGGGACATCATGCGGCCCCTGCTGGAGGACCCCACGCTCAAGCCGAGCCCGCAGGACATCGCCACCTCTCAGGCGCAGGTTCTCGACCTGCTGCGCATCCGCAGCTCAACGCCCCTGTTCCACCTGGGTTCGGCCGAGCTCATCCAGGAGCGGGTGTCCTTCCCGAACTCGGGTCAGGGTGCGACACCGGGCGTCATCGCGATGCTCATTGAGGACCGTCCGCTCCCGGGAGCCGGGATCGCCGCAGGCACGATGCGGGCCGCTTCCACGAGCACGGCCGACATCGACCCGCAGGTCGGGGCGCTGCTCGCGGTCTTCAACGCCACTGATGAGCCGGTGGCCGAGACGATCACCGACCTGCAAGGCCGGCAGTTCGTCCTGCACTCGGTCCAGGCCGAGGGGGCCGACCCGGTGGTGAGGACCTCCACCTTTGATGCTGCGACGGGTACCGCGACGGTTCCCGCCCGCACGGTTGCCGTCTACGTCGAGGTACAGAAGCCGGCTGCTCAGCCGACACCGGAGCCCAGCGCCCCGAGCGGTGACACTCCGGGCGCAGACACCTCGGCTCAGTCGGGTGGTACCTCCACCAAGGCCCCGGCGGGTGACTCGGGTACCAACACGGTGGCCGGGGCGTCCCAGCACGGCGGTGAGTCCACGACGCTGGCCCGCACGGGTGCCGGCGACCTCGTGCTGCTCTGGGTCCTGTGCATGGTGCTGGTGGGCGCAGGAGTGTCTCTGCGTCATCGCCGGGCCTGA
- a CDS encoding DsbA family protein, which produces MTTVPTPTPESTSPASNKPGPHPAVLTVLIIIAVLLALIAAMLVVRDTDGPAASTTLPVVAGSPTQESQQTPAPAQPTAQPTSAASVTDEQVLELMHAEVHRDPEDGRARGALDAPVVLVLYSDFSCPYCTLFAQNVEPGLADLVKDGTLRIEWRDLAQISASSPLAAQAGIAAANQGRFWEFHDAVYAAADPQGHPEYTEESLVAFAEQAGVADLERFRTDMTAQETVDRVSEATAHAHQLGIKGTPFLIVNDAVIGGYTPVEFVRQTVLEQAELVG; this is translated from the coding sequence ATGACCACGGTCCCCACCCCAACCCCCGAGTCCACTTCCCCCGCGAGCAACAAGCCGGGCCCTCACCCGGCGGTCCTCACGGTCCTCATCATCATCGCCGTGCTGCTGGCCCTTATCGCGGCCATGTTGGTCGTGCGTGACACCGACGGCCCGGCGGCGTCCACCACCTTGCCGGTGGTGGCCGGCTCACCCACGCAGGAGAGCCAACAGACCCCGGCACCTGCCCAGCCGACGGCGCAGCCGACCTCCGCTGCATCGGTGACGGACGAGCAGGTCCTGGAGCTCATGCACGCCGAGGTGCACAGGGACCCCGAGGACGGTCGGGCCAGAGGCGCCCTGGACGCGCCGGTGGTGCTCGTCCTGTACTCGGACTTCTCCTGCCCGTACTGCACGCTGTTCGCCCAGAACGTCGAGCCGGGTCTGGCCGACCTGGTCAAGGACGGCACGCTGCGCATCGAGTGGCGCGATCTGGCTCAGATCTCCGCCTCCTCGCCGCTGGCGGCGCAGGCGGGGATCGCGGCGGCGAACCAGGGGCGCTTCTGGGAGTTCCACGACGCCGTGTACGCGGCCGCGGACCCGCAGGGGCACCCGGAGTACACCGAGGAGTCGCTGGTGGCCTTCGCCGAGCAGGCGGGGGTGGCGGACCTGGAGCGCTTCCGCACGGACATGACCGCCCAGGAGACGGTGGACCGAGTGAGCGAGGCGACGGCGCACGCCCACCAGCTGGGCATCAAGGGCACGCCCTTCCTCATCGTCAATGACGCGGTCATCGGCGGCTACACGCCCGTGGAGTTCGTGCGCCAGACGGTGCTGGAGCAGGCGGAGTTGGTCGGCTGA
- a CDS encoding DUF2079 domain-containing protein, with protein MSLLARTVRRPPADIPPAVVAVVVGAVLMCTYSVGQWVSMQVPSWDLAIFSELAKAYAHLEAPIVPIKGEGYNLLGDHFHPILVLLGPVWALWPSPLALLIVQDLLLAVSAWPITRLAARTTSPWAGGALGIFYVLAWGMQGAVAAQFHEIAFAVPMLAWASVAFVEGRWLASALWLVPLVLVKEDLGLTVLMAGLAIAWRARGEQVQVRGRRISGAGLGLGVALFGLAAFLLTVLVLLPALSPTGTWEYGLGGNAGDGSTAAATPGGLLARLLSPSVKLATLAVLAMTAGLVGLASPWMTLVLPTLAWRFLAGKEAYWQWEHWHYNTVLMPIALGALLDVLVRLKGERTWMQASVPVRWLSVLAVGLPLVLGVVTTPRLALAAMLEEGWGQEPPRAAAAQQVLETVAEGSTVKTDLGLLAYLVPRANVYWVGSASVDTDYVIIDTQSSAWGGNPPVNAAEWATSTSSGAVYELVLDVEGYQVAQRVAR; from the coding sequence ATGAGCCTTCTCGCACGCACTGTCCGCCGTCCCCCCGCCGACATCCCTCCCGCTGTTGTGGCAGTCGTCGTCGGTGCCGTGCTTATGTGCACGTACTCGGTGGGCCAGTGGGTCTCGATGCAGGTCCCCAGCTGGGACCTGGCGATCTTCTCCGAGCTGGCGAAGGCCTACGCGCACCTCGAGGCGCCCATCGTCCCCATCAAGGGTGAGGGCTATAACTTGCTGGGGGACCACTTCCACCCGATCCTCGTGCTGCTGGGTCCCGTGTGGGCGCTGTGGCCCTCGCCGCTGGCGCTGCTCATCGTGCAGGACCTTCTCCTGGCGGTCTCCGCCTGGCCCATCACCCGGCTGGCGGCGCGCACGACGAGCCCGTGGGCCGGCGGTGCGCTCGGCATCTTCTACGTCCTGGCGTGGGGCATGCAGGGGGCGGTGGCAGCCCAGTTCCATGAGATCGCCTTCGCGGTGCCGATGCTCGCCTGGGCCTCGGTCGCCTTCGTCGAGGGCCGCTGGCTGGCCAGCGCCCTGTGGTTGGTGCCGCTGGTGCTCGTCAAGGAGGACCTGGGCCTGACCGTGCTCATGGCGGGCCTGGCCATCGCGTGGCGTGCCCGCGGCGAGCAGGTCCAGGTGCGAGGCCGGCGCATCTCGGGTGCGGGCCTGGGCCTGGGGGTGGCGCTCTTCGGCCTTGCCGCCTTCCTGCTGACGGTGCTGGTGCTTCTGCCCGCCCTGTCCCCGACGGGCACGTGGGAGTACGGGCTGGGCGGCAACGCAGGCGACGGGTCGACGGCGGCCGCCACCCCCGGCGGTCTGCTGGCCCGGCTGCTGTCCCCATCGGTCAAGCTGGCGACCCTGGCAGTGCTGGCGATGACGGCGGGACTGGTGGGTCTGGCCTCGCCGTGGATGACGCTGGTGCTGCCGACGCTCGCCTGGCGCTTCCTGGCCGGCAAGGAGGCCTACTGGCAGTGGGAGCACTGGCACTACAACACCGTGCTCATGCCTATCGCCCTGGGCGCGCTGCTGGACGTACTCGTGCGTCTCAAAGGCGAGCGCACGTGGATGCAGGCGTCGGTGCCGGTGCGCTGGCTGTCGGTGCTGGCGGTGGGGCTGCCCCTCGTCCTGGGGGTGGTGACGACGCCGCGCCTGGCCTTGGCCGCCATGCTCGAGGAGGGCTGGGGGCAGGAGCCGCCGCGTGCGGCGGCCGCCCAGCAGGTGCTTGAGACGGTGGCCGAAGGCTCGACGGTGAAGACGGACCTGGGGCTGCTCGCCTACCTCGTGCCGCGCGCCAACGTGTACTGGGTGGGGAGCGCCTCAGTGGATACGGATTACGTCATCATCGACACCCAGTCCTCGGCCTGGGGCGGCAACCCGCCGGTCAACGCGGCCGAGTGGGCAACGAGCACGTCGTCGGGGGCCGTGTACGAGCTGGTCCTCGACGTCGAGGGCTACCAGGTGGCTCAGCGAGTGGCACGGTGA